In Thermococcus camini, a genomic segment contains:
- a CDS encoding dihydrodipicolinate synthase family protein, with product MRGVIVPLVTPFNEDYSIDVPALEEHIEFLQTVGVHGIFINATTGEFTSLSVEERKFLAEKGRELVNASFYLVGTASSNTSEVVELTKHAQDIGADYAVIAPPYYCPLNDEALFRHYSMVAERTDIPIILYNIPSCANALSVSLIKRLTLEYSNIAGVKETIDSINHIRDVILDVKGERNDFRVFTGLDQHFLNTLALGGDGGIMACANFAPEVHLALWKAFQEKRFEDAFEYARRLAKLSRVYDLASSFGSAIKLAMSLRGFSIRPVLRPPYLMDGENVKEGIRKLLAEVLG from the coding sequence ATGCGCGGTGTTATAGTGCCCCTTGTGACGCCTTTCAATGAGGACTACTCCATTGATGTTCCGGCCCTCGAGGAGCACATTGAGTTTCTCCAGACGGTCGGCGTCCATGGGATATTCATCAACGCTACAACCGGAGAGTTCACGAGTCTCAGCGTCGAGGAGAGAAAGTTTCTGGCCGAGAAGGGCAGGGAGCTCGTTAACGCGTCCTTCTATCTTGTCGGTACCGCATCATCCAACACCTCTGAGGTCGTTGAGCTTACGAAGCACGCCCAGGATATAGGGGCTGACTACGCCGTCATAGCGCCCCCTTACTACTGCCCCCTGAACGACGAGGCCCTATTTAGGCACTACTCGATGGTCGCCGAGAGAACTGATATTCCTATTATACTTTACAACATCCCCTCCTGTGCCAATGCCCTCAGTGTTTCCCTCATCAAGCGCCTAACCTTGGAGTATTCAAATATCGCCGGCGTAAAGGAGACCATCGACAGCATAAACCACATCAGGGATGTTATCCTTGATGTCAAGGGCGAGAGGAATGACTTCAGGGTCTTCACCGGTCTAGACCAGCACTTTCTGAACACACTCGCCCTCGGCGGCGACGGCGGTATAATGGCCTGCGCCAACTTCGCGCCAGAGGTTCATCTTGCCCTCTGGAAGGCGTTTCAGGAGAAGCGGTTCGAGGATGCCTTTGAGTATGCCCGCAGACTGGCAAAGCTGTCGAGGGTCTACGACCTTGCCTCCTCCTTTGGCTCGGCAATAAAGCTCGCCATGTCCCTCAGGGGATTCTCAATAAGGCCTGTCCTAAGGCCTCCGTATCTGATGGATGGGGAGAACGTAAAAGAGGGGATAAGAAAACTGCTCGCCGAGGTGCTGGGCTGA
- a CDS encoding DUF5646 family protein, whose amino-acid sequence MERVSEANIKYVMEELERLKVEIQRLEAMLVPMVKNEISAEEIEEIEREAREFYEEEWIDADDLEGLLEDDS is encoded by the coding sequence ATGGAGAGAGTAAGTGAGGCGAACATAAAGTACGTTATGGAAGAGCTTGAGCGCCTAAAAGTTGAAATCCAGCGCCTTGAGGCCATGCTGGTTCCAATGGTTAAAAACGAGATTTCGGCGGAGGAAATTGAAGAAATAGAACGAGAAGCCAGGGAATTTTATGAGGAGGAATGGATTGACGCAGATGATCTTGAGGGGCTCCTGGAGGATGATTCATGA
- a CDS encoding type II toxin-antitoxin system RelE family toxin, producing the protein MTFDVKIKKEVIKALKSLPKANRRKFMELKDALHYEAVPKDRFDIVKIKGSRDLDIYRVRIGEYRIIYSVNWEKRLVLIHRLKKRGDAYK; encoded by the coding sequence ATGACGTTCGACGTTAAAATAAAGAAGGAAGTCATCAAAGCCCTTAAATCTCTCCCTAAAGCCAACCGAAGAAAGTTCATGGAACTAAAGGATGCCCTTCACTATGAGGCAGTTCCAAAAGACAGGTTCGACATCGTCAAAATAAAAGGCTCTAGGGATTTGGACATATATCGGGTTAGAATCGGGGAATATAGAATCATCTACTCCGTAAACTGGGAAAAACGCCTGGTACTAATCCATAGGCTGAAGAAAAGGGGAGATGCGTACAAATAA
- the prf1 gene encoding peptide chain release factor aRF-1: protein MSHKSAEMYELKKKVEELKGYRGRATELVSLYVPAGYDLNKVMQQLREEYGTAQNIKSKSTRKNVLGALERAMQHLKLYRKTPETGLALFVGNVSEQEGVSDIRLWAIVPPEPLKVRLYRCDQTFITEPLEEMLRVKDAYGLITVEKNEATIGVLRGKRIDVIDELTSNVPGKTRAGGQSARRYERIREQETHEFMKRIAEHANKAFLPLLEKGELRGIIIGGPGPTKEDFIDGEYLHHELRKKIIGVVDISYSGAYGLKELVEKASDILKDHEAIKERHLIQNFFRHLVKDTGMITYGENEVRKALELGAVDTLLLSEGYDRVRVKVKCNSCGWEDLKTMSESEFHVYRKKLTHCPKCGSQNLSFEKWDVAEELIKMAEESGSEVEIISLDTEEGQQFYKAFGGIAAFLRYKIQ from the coding sequence ATGTCTCACAAGTCTGCGGAGATGTATGAACTAAAGAAGAAGGTCGAGGAGCTGAAGGGTTATCGAGGTCGAGCCACAGAACTGGTGAGCCTCTACGTTCCTGCCGGGTACGACCTGAACAAGGTCATGCAGCAGTTGCGAGAGGAGTACGGAACGGCCCAGAACATCAAGAGTAAATCAACCCGAAAGAACGTCCTCGGTGCCCTCGAAAGGGCGATGCAGCACCTCAAGCTCTACCGCAAGACCCCCGAGACCGGCCTGGCCCTCTTTGTCGGCAACGTCAGCGAGCAGGAGGGGGTAAGCGACATAAGGCTGTGGGCGATAGTCCCGCCCGAGCCGCTGAAGGTCAGGCTCTACCGATGCGACCAGACCTTCATCACCGAACCGCTTGAGGAGATGCTCCGCGTTAAAGATGCGTATGGCCTCATAACCGTTGAGAAGAACGAGGCCACCATCGGAGTCCTCCGCGGAAAGCGCATCGACGTCATAGACGAGCTAACCTCAAACGTTCCCGGGAAGACCCGCGCCGGTGGTCAGTCGGCCAGGCGTTACGAGCGCATCCGTGAGCAAGAAACGCATGAGTTCATGAAACGCATCGCAGAGCACGCCAACAAGGCCTTCCTTCCCCTCCTGGAGAAGGGCGAGCTGAGGGGCATAATCATAGGCGGCCCCGGGCCGACCAAGGAGGACTTCATAGACGGCGAGTACCTCCACCACGAGCTCAGGAAGAAGATAATCGGCGTCGTTGATATCAGCTACAGCGGGGCCTACGGCCTCAAGGAGCTCGTCGAGAAGGCCAGCGACATCCTGAAGGACCACGAGGCCATAAAGGAGCGCCACCTCATACAGAACTTCTTCAGGCACCTCGTCAAGGACACCGGGATGATAACGTACGGTGAGAACGAGGTCAGGAAGGCCCTTGAGCTTGGAGCGGTAGATACGCTCCTCCTCAGCGAGGGCTACGACAGGGTCAGGGTCAAGGTTAAGTGCAACAGCTGCGGCTGGGAAGACCTCAAGACCATGAGTGAGTCCGAGTTCCATGTTTACAGGAAGAAGCTCACCCACTGCCCCAAGTGCGGCAGTCAGAACCTCAGCTTCGAGAAGTGGGACGTCGCTGAAGAGCTAATAAAAATGGCGGAGGAGAGCGGCTCCGAGGTGGAGATAATATCACTCGACACCGAGGAGGGCCAGCAGTTCTACAAGGCCTTTGGAGGAATAGCGGCGTTCCTGAGGTACAAAATTCAGTGA
- a CDS encoding pro-sigmaK processing inhibitor BofA family protein — translation MIAELLFLFFLLLAVVLIVKVGFAIVRYLVANAVIGLIILWFTNWIGLSSVPFTLLNVLIVAIGGVLGVIALIIISWF, via the coding sequence ATGATAGCGGAGTTGCTGTTCCTGTTTTTCCTGCTCCTGGCCGTAGTGCTGATAGTCAAGGTTGGTTTTGCCATAGTCAGATACCTCGTGGCCAACGCGGTAATCGGCCTGATAATTCTGTGGTTCACGAACTGGATTGGCCTTTCAAGCGTCCCGTTTACGTTGTTGAACGTGCTCATTGTAGCTATAGGCGGTGTACTCGGAGTGATAGCACTCATAATAATCTCCTGGTTCTAG
- a CDS encoding HEAT repeat domain-containing protein, translating to MAFLSFGSKRDKIKKLIEAERFDEIVSMVVKDKKALNGLIELLNDTAPGIRGDALLILGMVVGQRADVIEPHVDKIFPKAIELTGNRNPYVKENAMVLSYELARRFPDRARALKGTVINDLIDALKEGDRNTKGFALILIGELGAKEAREHVEELVSVEDKVILPFEGRKWVPLGEIAKEVLEKLP from the coding sequence ATGGCGTTCCTCTCCTTCGGTTCGAAGAGGGATAAAATAAAAAAGCTCATCGAAGCGGAACGCTTTGACGAGATAGTCTCCATGGTGGTGAAGGACAAGAAGGCACTCAACGGACTCATCGAACTCCTCAACGACACAGCACCGGGAATCAGGGGAGATGCGCTGCTGATTCTGGGAATGGTAGTCGGGCAGAGGGCGGACGTTATCGAACCCCACGTCGATAAAATATTCCCCAAAGCCATCGAACTTACCGGAAACAGGAACCCCTACGTGAAGGAAAACGCTATGGTTCTCTCTTACGAACTCGCCCGCAGGTTTCCTGACCGGGCAAGGGCCCTGAAGGGTACAGTAATCAACGACCTAATCGATGCACTGAAGGAAGGTGACAGAAACACAAAGGGGTTCGCGTTGATACTAATCGGGGAGCTTGGGGCTAAGGAGGCAAGAGAACACGTTGAAGAGCTCGTCAGCGTCGAGGACAAGGTTATACTCCCGTTCGAGGGCAGGAAGTGGGTCCCGCTGGGGGAGATAGCCAAAGAGGTTCTTGAAAAACTTCCATAA
- a CDS encoding glycosyltransferase — MRPPKVYVIIPAYNEQDFLENAVDSVIRVLARSEISDYTILIAEDGSTDGSDVICMKLSRKYSRVLCIHSKRRLGKGGAIKRSIRNLPNTGIMIHLDVDLSVPPEYIPLAVKHITETGCDSVICSRLRPGSTVNRSLYRQILSIGYNLLVNVLFRTGITDHQCGFKAFNLETTRDSLLEAQDSGWFWDTEILVRLKRKGLKVCELPVVWNESERDSRLNLKRDIIEMFISLLRFRFGAPRFSKRKS, encoded by the coding sequence ATGAGACCTCCAAAGGTATACGTGATAATTCCAGCGTATAATGAGCAGGACTTCCTTGAAAATGCCGTTGATAGTGTCATAAGAGTTCTGGCGCGCTCGGAAATTAGTGATTATACCATACTCATTGCTGAAGATGGGAGCACGGACGGAAGCGACGTGATCTGCATGAAATTATCGCGGAAGTATTCACGGGTTCTGTGCATTCATAGCAAACGCAGACTGGGAAAAGGCGGCGCCATCAAGAGATCCATCAGGAATCTTCCCAACACAGGGATAATGATACACCTCGATGTCGATCTTTCCGTGCCCCCGGAGTATATCCCGCTTGCGGTTAAGCACATCACGGAGACAGGCTGTGATTCCGTGATATGCTCTAGACTTCGACCAGGCTCCACGGTGAACAGAAGCCTCTACCGTCAGATTCTGAGTATAGGCTACAACCTGCTTGTTAACGTTCTCTTCCGCACGGGAATCACGGATCACCAATGCGGCTTCAAGGCGTTTAACCTCGAAACAACAAGGGATTCTCTACTGGAAGCCCAAGACAGCGGGTGGTTTTGGGATACCGAGATTCTGGTAAGGCTCAAGCGGAAGGGCCTAAAGGTGTGCGAGTTGCCGGTAGTATGGAACGAGAGCGAGCGGGACAGCAGGTTGAATTTGAAAAGGGACATCATCGAGATGTTCATATCCCTTCTCAGGTTCAGGTTTGGAGCTCCAAGATTCTCAAAGCGAAAGTCTTAA
- a CDS encoding class I SAM-dependent methyltransferase produces the protein MSDEIEMIHLDFERTYWWFKSRRDLIKSLLLKFHFHGPLLDVGSGSGENLEAIKGIVPHSVGVELSDTMIEYASKLGRNIIRGNVEALPFDDSTFMSVAALDILEHVDDRRAIKEIWRVLKPGGKLLITVPAFMWLWGIHDDVHGHKRRYSARQVLKLTQGTGFNIVFWSYWNFILFIPSAIQKKLGKSHSLVRLPKPLNDALYAISKLDNYLILRGLKLPIGTSIVVIAQKPCQSGEDCHETSKGIRDNSSV, from the coding sequence ATGAGCGATGAAATAGAAATGATTCATCTGGATTTTGAAAGGACCTACTGGTGGTTTAAATCCCGCAGAGATCTCATTAAGTCGCTCTTATTAAAATTCCACTTTCACGGACCTCTTCTGGACGTTGGTTCCGGAAGCGGTGAAAATCTAGAAGCTATCAAAGGCATAGTTCCCCACTCGGTTGGAGTGGAATTGTCGGACACTATGATTGAGTACGCTTCAAAATTAGGGAGAAACATCATACGGGGCAACGTAGAAGCACTTCCATTTGATGATTCAACGTTTATGAGCGTTGCAGCCCTGGATATACTGGAGCACGTGGACGACAGACGCGCTATCAAGGAGATATGGCGTGTTCTAAAGCCGGGAGGGAAACTCCTAATAACCGTACCTGCTTTTATGTGGCTTTGGGGCATTCACGACGACGTTCATGGCCACAAGCGAAGGTACTCTGCAAGGCAGGTGCTGAAATTAACTCAGGGTACAGGATTCAACATTGTTTTCTGGTCGTACTGGAATTTTATATTGTTCATCCCCTCAGCAATCCAGAAGAAACTGGGAAAATCTCACAGCCTAGTTCGCCTTCCCAAACCACTAAACGACGCTCTCTATGCGATATCCAAACTCGATAATTACTTAATTCTTCGAGGACTGAAACTGCCCATTGGAACCTCGATAGTGGTGATTGCCCAGAAACCCTGTCAATCGGGGGAAGATTGTCATGAGACCTCCAAAGGTATACGTGATAATTCCAGCGTATAA
- a CDS encoding DUF2079 domain-containing protein produces the protein MWRRDAFYKAITARLWIILLVVYAFELWLRLMIRHWLFLTGAFDLGLFSQSLWTTAHSEGLLFNTPEFIELGVKSHMEVHFQPILFILVPLYYLYSRPELLLTLVPIAMFVAGVIFYLFSRDALEGIEHSVYVILFFILCPFAWITDDFHPSVLAVPVIFAIVYFAHRILVMGDSSPSNKLGVILLSILLLSTKEDAGIALVSIGVLFILVRERRSLWSILRNMASIKGLREFCMAHQLEVTFILVGITSVIVETFVLVPMFNPTGHYPFLSGDVGKIYLDLDSFYLRAIYIVVWLGYFGIPLLKNPRFLIPPLIPLAEIIVMGSWSPVVAIGTHYSYILLPMSLVSSIYALRALRSSENSPLLKTMRFSLGMAMMIFLLVAPPINFSEYIGVWGTSSYTLSSVWDVWDGYMEILDESLPVFYEADRRCALVVQGNIFPRLANRNTTYVVRTVFGNSYLQNNSIVIVDSLYGRLFNSSMKVINGRLQNGSYSNVQVIDLRQVVYRCSGQDPAMTPIRPEDSVVKCVTETFKHYIHRCESQLTEVSGNG, from the coding sequence ATGTGGCGCAGAGATGCGTTTTACAAGGCCATTACTGCTCGATTGTGGATCATACTGCTAGTAGTCTATGCGTTCGAACTGTGGCTGAGGCTGATGATTCGGCACTGGCTTTTCCTAACGGGGGCTTTCGATTTGGGCCTGTTTTCTCAGTCACTGTGGACGACCGCTCATTCGGAGGGGCTTCTGTTTAACACCCCGGAGTTCATAGAGCTGGGTGTTAAGTCCCATATGGAGGTACACTTTCAGCCGATCCTCTTTATTTTAGTTCCTCTTTATTACCTGTATTCGCGCCCTGAATTGCTTCTCACACTGGTCCCTATTGCTATGTTTGTCGCAGGGGTGATTTTCTACCTCTTTTCGCGGGACGCTCTTGAAGGTATTGAGCATTCAGTATATGTTATTTTATTTTTCATTCTGTGTCCATTTGCATGGATTACTGACGATTTTCACCCCTCAGTTCTGGCAGTTCCTGTAATTTTTGCCATCGTTTATTTTGCCCACAGGATACTGGTAATGGGGGACTCCTCCCCATCAAACAAGCTCGGAGTCATTCTTCTCTCGATTCTGCTGTTGTCCACTAAGGAAGATGCGGGAATTGCTCTCGTTAGCATTGGCGTCCTATTTATCCTTGTAAGGGAGAGGAGAAGTTTGTGGAGCATCTTAAGGAACATGGCCTCAATCAAAGGACTTCGGGAATTTTGTATGGCTCATCAGCTTGAAGTGACCTTTATACTCGTTGGAATCACGTCGGTTATCGTTGAAACATTTGTGCTGGTTCCAATGTTTAATCCCACCGGCCATTATCCTTTCCTGTCAGGAGATGTGGGAAAGATTTACTTGGATCTCGATTCTTTTTATCTGAGGGCGATATACATAGTAGTATGGTTGGGTTACTTTGGGATACCGCTGCTTAAAAATCCCCGGTTTTTGATTCCGCCTTTGATTCCATTAGCGGAGATCATAGTTATGGGCTCGTGGAGCCCGGTGGTGGCTATTGGAACGCACTATTCATATATTCTCCTTCCTATGAGCCTTGTGTCTTCAATCTACGCGCTTCGTGCCCTGAGATCATCTGAAAACAGTCCTCTTTTAAAAACGATGAGGTTTAGCCTTGGTATGGCAATGATGATTTTTCTTTTGGTCGCACCTCCCATAAACTTCTCGGAATACATTGGAGTCTGGGGGACCTCTTCCTACACACTTTCCAGCGTGTGGGACGTATGGGATGGTTATATGGAAATCCTAGATGAGAGCTTGCCTGTATTCTACGAGGCAGACAGGAGATGTGCACTGGTAGTCCAGGGAAACATATTCCCACGCCTTGCCAACAGGAACACCACTTATGTAGTAAGGACAGTTTTTGGCAACTCTTACCTCCAGAACAACAGCATAGTTATCGTAGACTCACTGTATGGAAGATTATTCAACTCTTCCATGAAGGTCATTAATGGGAGACTCCAAAACGGCAGCTACTCCAACGTTCAGGTAATTGACTTGAGGCAGGTGGTGTACAGGTGCTCCGGCCAGGACCCCGCTATGACTCCAATACGCCCCGAGGACTCAGTGGTAAAGTGTGTCACGGAGACCTTTAAGCATTATATACATCGGTGCGAAAGTCAATTGACTGAAGTTTCAGGCAATGGCTAG
- a CDS encoding ArnT family glycosyltransferase, which translates to MKRAALERLIPGLILLIYAITRVTLLFQMNEYIDYDEGTYLLIARLINQGYLPYRDIFAVHPPLYYYILALWLRVFGDSYIVGRMLSVVAGGISIIIAYKIGSELRDEKLGILFALALVLDPTILRVNRLVLHDTFVELFVIFSMYYFIRYKKTRLIKYAYISLALAGIGSAIKFTIIPYIVALYIVFVLMLLGEKSWEYIESGLRTVLSSSQVLVVMALYLLLAAVFVSLRMAWPSWVTEKILVLLGIHPFSLVGHKYVGGLIVVAWAFLTIYVFGCRYVGKLVHIARETMGHLKPAAYLLLSLLIPKAVVELLLGYAVSTDYLNQTYLLQSSRYFSFAALFQLSSEVINTFYSGVQERASVFVPMFFLTAVTLVLLLRENQLKRDSAVSLLFLLNFVMYMLLFPIIPNLRFLIPFILVFYLFALDVVMSAGSMGNFRNLMVFGTVFLLLMSMTDYGLLINAPRGSLELPMSIHSKSLRDGADAYLESHPCNVTYSINPMNAYYLGLNVPPWFVDSFGLLYMAEYPPGRLVEDLKEIGVDCIVLGTWMDKISDRNSDLNALYSPIKSFALVNGTPIFSGSYSNGDLILVSRIDYPARMLTPESREGKLWLLDGIHETFAVYPIASNQSFNFSTVLERLDGDSFLVKWYNEDSVYVVATVVANASGVMITLKNDTAELVVTFSGIAIDDDGNVPDPDMREDVLNIYVGTEKFWVAGRELHYTSKGRVLVRGKLLKITKVIHSGRS; encoded by the coding sequence ATGAAGAGAGCAGCTCTTGAAAGATTGATTCCTGGGCTCATTCTTTTGATATATGCCATTACGCGGGTTACGCTCTTGTTCCAGATGAACGAATACATCGACTATGACGAGGGGACATACCTACTAATAGCTAGACTTATCAACCAGGGATACCTCCCATACCGGGATATCTTTGCCGTTCATCCTCCCCTCTACTACTACATCCTGGCTTTATGGCTGCGTGTTTTTGGGGATAGCTACATCGTTGGACGGATGCTTTCCGTGGTGGCCGGTGGAATTTCCATCATCATAGCATATAAAATTGGAAGCGAGCTTAGAGATGAAAAACTGGGGATACTGTTCGCGCTTGCTTTAGTTCTTGACCCGACGATACTTCGAGTCAATCGGCTAGTACTACACGATACCTTCGTGGAACTTTTCGTGATTTTTTCAATGTATTATTTTATCAGATACAAAAAGACCCGTTTGATTAAATACGCCTATATCTCCCTTGCTCTGGCTGGAATTGGAAGCGCCATCAAGTTCACAATTATACCGTATATTGTGGCCCTGTACATTGTGTTCGTGCTTATGTTGCTGGGGGAAAAATCCTGGGAGTACATTGAATCTGGCCTTCGAACAGTACTCTCCAGCTCCCAGGTCCTCGTTGTCATGGCGCTATACCTGCTCCTTGCCGCCGTATTCGTCTCACTCCGAATGGCTTGGCCTTCGTGGGTTACCGAGAAAATCCTCGTGCTCCTGGGGATACATCCGTTTTCTCTAGTAGGTCATAAATACGTTGGGGGGCTCATCGTCGTTGCATGGGCATTCCTAACGATTTACGTATTCGGTTGCAGATATGTCGGGAAGTTGGTGCATATAGCCCGCGAGACAATGGGACACTTAAAACCTGCGGCGTACCTGTTGCTTTCCCTCTTGATCCCCAAGGCTGTGGTTGAGCTCCTGCTTGGATACGCAGTATCCACCGATTACCTAAACCAGACCTACCTTCTCCAGAGTAGCAGGTACTTCTCGTTCGCCGCGCTCTTCCAGCTCTCCAGTGAGGTTATTAATACATTCTATTCCGGCGTTCAGGAACGTGCATCGGTCTTCGTTCCGATGTTTTTCCTGACCGCTGTCACCCTGGTGCTGCTGCTCAGGGAAAATCAGCTTAAACGGGACAGTGCTGTCTCACTCCTGTTTCTATTGAATTTCGTGATGTATATGCTGCTGTTCCCAATAATCCCCAACCTTAGGTTTTTGATTCCTTTCATCCTGGTGTTTTATCTGTTTGCCCTTGATGTGGTAATGTCCGCCGGTTCGATGGGAAACTTTAGAAACCTCATGGTGTTTGGAACAGTGTTTCTCCTGCTTATGTCCATGACCGACTATGGACTCCTCATCAACGCCCCCCGCGGCAGTTTGGAACTTCCCATGAGCATTCACTCAAAGTCCCTGAGAGACGGTGCCGATGCTTATCTTGAGTCTCATCCATGTAATGTGACGTATTCGATAAACCCGATGAACGCTTATTATCTGGGTCTCAATGTTCCACCGTGGTTCGTTGACTCATTTGGGCTGCTGTACATGGCAGAATATCCTCCAGGCCGACTGGTGGAAGATCTTAAGGAAATCGGTGTGGATTGCATTGTACTCGGTACATGGATGGATAAAATCTCAGATAGAAACTCTGACTTAAATGCGCTGTACTCCCCGATCAAATCGTTTGCCTTGGTAAATGGAACCCCCATCTTTTCGGGCTCTTACTCGAATGGAGATCTGATCCTGGTATCCAGGATTGACTATCCTGCAAGGATGCTCACCCCTGAATCCAGGGAAGGAAAATTATGGCTCTTAGATGGAATCCACGAGACCTTTGCAGTTTATCCAATTGCCTCGAACCAGAGCTTTAACTTCAGCACGGTTCTGGAAAGGCTCGATGGGGATAGTTTTCTTGTTAAATGGTACAATGAAGATAGTGTCTATGTGGTTGCTACTGTTGTAGCAAATGCTAGTGGGGTCATGATCACTCTTAAAAACGATACCGCAGAGCTTGTCGTGACGTTTTCGGGGATTGCCATAGACGATGACGGAAACGTCCCCGATCCCGACATGCGTGAGGATGTCTTGAATATATACGTCGGTACCGAGAAATTCTGGGTGGCTGGGAGAGAACTGCACTACACGTCAAAGGGTCGGGTTCTCGTGAGGGGCAAACTCCTGAAGATTACCAAGGTTATCCATTCTGGCCGTTCATAG
- a CDS encoding class III signal peptide-containing protein — MRRNAQGSVEYLFMVAIAIVMIFVFVRKFFDPRFGTIHKTGELQNTIESEISEDIESAMNGQNG, encoded by the coding sequence ATGCGGAGAAATGCCCAGGGTTCAGTGGAGTACCTTTTCATGGTAGCCATAGCTATCGTTATGATATTCGTGTTCGTACGCAAGTTCTTTGATCCCCGCTTTGGTACCATCCACAAGACTGGAGAGCTCCAGAACACGATCGAGAGCGAAATATCAGAGGACATAGAGAGCGCTATGAACGGCCAGAATGGATAA
- a CDS encoding class III signal peptide-containing protein has protein sequence MKRKAQGAIEYLFMIAAALVIVLIVWRQLKNRGQSASDIADTAEQQISEELNSEIGS, from the coding sequence ATGAAGAGGAAGGCCCAGGGTGCGATTGAGTACCTGTTTATGATCGCTGCCGCTCTGGTTATAGTGCTTATAGTCTGGAGGCAGCTCAAGAACAGGGGACAGAGCGCCAGTGACATAGCCGACACTGCAGAGCAGCAGATAAGTGAGGAGCTCAACAGCGAGATCGGTAGCTGA
- a CDS encoding site-2 protease family protein has protein sequence MSRGIYECVRCGHREVIDSSEPVLENGCPECGGDMVLVGFEAGAENAPNEPSVSQRIPLHTVHPAALPPAVEAKLSEFYVIEPRGVEGNVFVFEVRDVLEGDFERVLRELEELGYWAALKRRGGRVLLYVFPAGEVREDNRWLPWVFLIATIFTTFLAGYWLSLSYISLLDEYGLPGIRNPYVNALAFSISVMAILGTHELGHKIAAAYHGVRATMPYFIPFPSMLGTMGAVIRVKSPLPTRNAAIDLGVSGPIAGFLVAIPVSIIGLKLSVPVPVSMVPPTGGITFGENLFFMFIEKYLVTFPENSVVFLHPVAIAGWVGILVTFLNLIPAAQLDGGHIARAFLSERTHRYLTTAVGLVLIGMSFLWVGWLIWGILVLMMGAMGNPGALDEVSPISKKRIALALAALVLFILSATPAPISATG, from the coding sequence ATGTCGAGGGGAATTTACGAGTGCGTCAGGTGCGGTCACAGGGAAGTCATCGATTCCAGCGAGCCGGTTCTGGAGAATGGTTGCCCCGAGTGCGGCGGTGACATGGTTCTGGTGGGCTTTGAGGCCGGGGCCGAAAACGCCCCGAACGAACCATCCGTCTCCCAGCGTATTCCTCTCCACACCGTTCATCCCGCGGCACTTCCGCCTGCCGTGGAGGCAAAGCTGAGTGAGTTCTACGTCATCGAACCCCGCGGGGTCGAGGGCAACGTCTTCGTCTTCGAGGTCAGGGATGTCCTGGAGGGGGACTTTGAAAGGGTCCTGAGGGAGCTCGAGGAGCTCGGCTACTGGGCGGCCCTCAAGAGGCGCGGGGGGAGGGTTCTCCTCTACGTCTTTCCCGCCGGGGAGGTCAGGGAGGACAACCGCTGGCTCCCCTGGGTTTTCCTAATCGCGACGATATTCACCACGTTCCTCGCCGGGTACTGGCTCTCCCTGAGCTACATCTCCCTCCTCGACGAATACGGTCTGCCCGGGATAAGAAACCCCTACGTCAACGCGCTGGCATTTTCAATAAGCGTCATGGCGATACTCGGAACCCACGAGCTGGGCCACAAGATTGCAGCCGCCTACCACGGCGTTAGAGCAACGATGCCCTACTTCATCCCGTTCCCCAGCATGCTCGGAACGATGGGCGCTGTGATAAGGGTGAAATCCCCCCTGCCAACGAGGAACGCCGCCATTGACCTCGGCGTGAGCGGCCCAATAGCGGGTTTTCTCGTTGCCATCCCCGTCAGCATAATAGGGTTGAAGCTATCGGTTCCGGTTCCCGTCAGTATGGTGCCGCCAACGGGGGGAATAACCTTCGGCGAGAACCTCTTTTTCATGTTCATTGAGAAGTACTTGGTGACGTTCCCCGAGAACAGCGTCGTGTTCCTCCATCCGGTCGCCATAGCGGGGTGGGTCGGAATACTGGTGACCTTCCTGAACCTCATCCCCGCTGCCCAGCTTGACGGGGGCCACATAGCGAGAGCCTTTCTGAGCGAGAGGACGCACCGCTACCTGACCACGGCCGTTGGGCTCGTGCTCATAGGCATGAGCTTCCTCTGGGTAGGATGGCTGATATGGGGAATCCTCGTCCTCATGATGGGGGCCATGGGCAACCCCGGGGCGCTTGATGAGGTGTCCCCGATATCGAAGAAGAGAATCGCCCTGGCGCTGGCGGCGCTGGTGCTCTTCATACTCTCCGCAACCCCTGCCCCGATAAGCGCTACCGGCTGA